TCACCCGTGAGCGGCACGGCGAACATCGACCGGGTTCAAGCGGGCGATCAGGCCCTGCAGTTCGGCGTATTCGGCGGGAGTCAGTTCGGTCAGGGGCAGGCGCACGGGCCCGGCGTCGCGGCCCACCGCCTTCATGCCCGCCTTGACGATCGAGACGGCGTAGCCCCGGCCGCGATTGCGCAGCGCGATATAGGGCAGCACGAAGTCGCGCAGGCCCGCCATCACGGTGTCCCGATCGCGGGCGCGGACCGCCTTGTAGAAGTCGAGCGCCCATTCGGGCAGGAAGTTGAAGATGGCCGACGAATAGGTCGTCACGCCCATCTCCAGATACGGCAGGGCGAAGGTCTCGGCCGTGGGCAGGCCGCCGATATAGGTTAGGCGGTCGCCAAGACGAGCGTAGTTCCGCATCATCAGTTCGAGGTCGCCGACCCCGTCCTTGAAACCGACGAGATTGGGATTGCGCGCGCAGAGTTTCTCCAGCGTGTCCTCATTGAGGATCGCGTTGTCGCGATTGTAGACGATCACCCCCAGCTTAGTGGCCTTGCAGACCGCCTCGATGTGACCGGCCAGACCGTCCTGGGTGGCGTTGGTCAGGTAAGGCGGCAGCAGGAGCACGCCATCGGCGCCGGCCGCTTCGGCGTCGGCGGCCAAGTCGGTGGCGATGGCCGTGCCATAGCCGCAGCCGGCTATCACAGGAATCTTGCCCGCCGTTTCGGCGACGGCGGCGCGCACCACCTGGCCGACCTCGGTCGGGCGCAGCGAGAAGAACTCACCGGTGCCGCCTGCGGCGAACAGGCCCGCCAGGTCACGCTCCAGCATCCAGCCGCAGTGCTCGCGATAAGGCGCTTCTTGGAATTGGTGATCAGCATCGAAGTGGGTGACAGGGAACGACAGCAGGCCGCCGCCGAGCTGGCGGGCCATTTCCGTCGGCGACATTCGGCTCATGAAGTCCTCTCCGAGCGGCGGCCGTCGCTCGGGTCGCTCCCGAGAGGCCGCTTCTTGATCGTCACGGTAGAGAGGGGCGGTGTCGCGGTCTAAGCCAAAGGCGCTATGGACCGATGCGGGAATTGGCTTGATCCGCAGACGGTGACGGAGTCCGGCCTTGACCGCTTCTGGTCGGACGGCCAGTCCTAGCCAAACCGTCCTAAAGAGTAGCTCGTGCCGTTAGACGCTCCGCCAGCCCAAGTCGCCGCCGTCGTTGTCGAAGCGCCCCGGCTGCCGCCGCTGGCGGGGCAGGAGGCCTTCTCCACCGCGCGTTACGACGCTCAGGCCCTTGGAGCGACGGCGCGACTGGACGCCGTGCTGAGGACTACACCCGGCGTTTCGCTGTTTCGCCGGACGGGCAGCGACGCCGCCAACCCGACGATCCAGGGCCTCTCGCTTCGCGGTGTCGCGCCATCGGGGGCGGGCCGCGCTCTCGTCACGCTGGATGGCGCGCCGCAGAATGATCCGTTCGGCGGTTGGGTGATCTGGACCGCTTTGCCCGGCGAAGGGCTATCCGGCGCGACCATCGTGCGGGGCGCCGGGGCGGGGCCCTATGGCGCCGGCGCGCTGACAGGCGTCGTCGCGCTCAGCGAACGGGCCAGCGGCGGCGGACTCTCCAGCTTGAGCGCGCAAATCGGTGCGCGTGACAGCTGGCGCGCGGCCGGGACTTTCGGGACCGAGCGTCTGCTTCTTACCGCCAGCGGCTTGCGCACCGATGGCTACTATCCGGTCCGAGATGGTCAGCGCGGCCCGGCCGATACGCCCACGACCCTGGAGGACGGCTCCCTCGCCGCCAGGCTTCAGGGCCAGATGGACCGCGTGCGGTGGGCGGTCCGTGCGGGCGTGTACCAAGAGCGGCGCGATGCGGGGCTGGCGGGTGCGCGTTCGAACGCGAGCGGCGGCTCGCTGGCGGTCACCGTGGCCGGCGACGCTTGGCGGCTGCAGGCGTGGGCGCGACGGAGCGATCTTGAAAACACCTCGGTGTCCGTCGCTGCCGGTCGGGTTGCGACAACGCCGGCCAATGACCAGGTCTCAACCCCCGCTACAGGCTATGGCTTCAACGCCGCCTGGCAGGGGACAGCCGGGGACTGGTCGTGGGAAATGGGCGGTGACGCCCGGGCGGCCGAAGGGCGGGTGAACGAGCGCTTCCGCTATCAAGCCGGCGCGTTCACCCGGACGCGTGAGGCCGGCGGGCGAACCCTGGTCGGCGGTCTCTACGCCGAAGCCGCCTTGGCGCGAGAAGACCTGTCGTTCACGGCGGGCGCGCGGCTTGACGGCTGGCGCTCCTACGGCGGTCTCCGGCGCGAGAGAGACGCAGCGACGGGATCACTGACCCTGGACGCGCCGATCGCCGACGCTTCCGGTCTGACCCCGAC
The DNA window shown above is from Caulobacter sp. FWC26 and carries:
- the kdgD gene encoding 5-dehydro-4-deoxyglucarate dehydratase — encoded protein: MSRMSPTEMARQLGGGLLSFPVTHFDADHQFQEAPYREHCGWMLERDLAGLFAAGGTGEFFSLRPTEVGQVVRAAVAETAGKIPVIAGCGYGTAIATDLAADAEAAGADGVLLLPPYLTNATQDGLAGHIEAVCKATKLGVIVYNRDNAILNEDTLEKLCARNPNLVGFKDGVGDLELMMRNYARLGDRLTYIGGLPTAETFALPYLEMGVTTYSSAIFNFLPEWALDFYKAVRARDRDTVMAGLRDFVLPYIALRNRGRGYAVSIVKAGMKAVGRDAGPVRLPLTELTPAEYAELQGLIARLNPVDVRRAAHG
- a CDS encoding TonB-dependent receptor, which codes for MPLDAPPAQVAAVVVEAPRLPPLAGQEAFSTARYDAQALGATARLDAVLRTTPGVSLFRRTGSDAANPTIQGLSLRGVAPSGAGRALVTLDGAPQNDPFGGWVIWTALPGEGLSGATIVRGAGAGPYGAGALTGVVALSERASGGGLSSLSAQIGARDSWRAAGTFGTERLLLTASGLRTDGYYPVRDGQRGPADTPTTLEDGSLAARLQGQMDRVRWAVRAGVYQERRDAGLAGARSNASGGSLAVTVAGDAWRLQAWARRSDLENTSVSVAAGRVATTPANDQVSTPATGYGFNAAWQGTAGDWSWEMGGDARAAEGRVNERFRYQAGAFTRTREAGGRTLVGGLYAEAALAREDLSFTAGARLDGWRSYGGLRRERDAATGSLTLDAPIADASGLTPTARAGVRQRMTGDIWWRAAAYAGFRPPTLNELHRPFRVGNDVTEANSALKPETLYGLEAGLAGEGAVRWTLSAFYNQLRDPITNVTVGVGPGAFPLAGFIPAGGVLRQRRNVGEINAHGIEGDVETELSRAWSLRAAFSWTHARVDGAAAAPQLTGKRPAQAPALTLTAGTRWRPLEPLSLTADLRYEGMRFEDDLNLRRLKAGAGLDLRAGWRLSTSSELFIAADNALDRSLAVGQTADGVTSYAAPRTVWVGFSLRR